The Fragaria vesca subsp. vesca linkage group LG2, FraVesHawaii_1.0, whole genome shotgun sequence genome includes a window with the following:
- the LOC101305712 gene encoding LRR receptor-like serine/threonine-protein kinase RCH1-like: protein MSTNAITIILLFLNISLFPAISALNQEGLSLLSWLSTFNSSSSAAHFSSWNPTAYDPCKWDYVRCSETGFVSEITITSINIPTRFPIQLLTFNHLTTLVLSNANLSGEIPKAIGNLSSLTTLDLSFNALRGYIPHEMGKLSQLQLLSLNSNSLNGAIPREIGNCSELQQLELYDNQLSGTIPAEIGQLWNLEVFRAGGNPDIQGEIPMQISNCKGLTFLGLAATGIRGQIPRSIGELKNLQTLSIYTANLSGYIPPEIGNCSALQDLFLYDNQLAGQIPVQLGLLNKLRRVLLWKNNLKGSIPEALGNCSKLKVIDFSLNLLSGEVPLSFANLVALEELLMSENQISGSIPSLLGNISSLKQLELDNNKFSGTIPPVIGQLRELTLFFAWKNQLQGSIPTELANCRKLQALDLSGNFLSGSIPKSLFDLKNLTELLLISNEFSGQVPSNIGYCTNLIRLRLGSNNLTGQIPSGIRLLQRLSFLELSGNHFTGIIPAEIGDCTRLEMVDLHGNELQGSIPSSFQYLTGLNVLDLSMNQIDGEIPEPFGKLKSLNKLVINGNHITGSIPKSLSLCRDLQLLEISRNKITGTIPDEIGRLQGLDILLNLSWNSLTGPIPESFSNFSKLANMDISHNMLTGSLKVLGDLDNLVALNVSYNDFSGLLPNTKFFKELPPSAFAGNHKLCINGNECQLNRNLHEKKSIRYLIICILLSVTATIFVMLAGIALFVRVWGITFGMTNSKEEEDLVWDFTPFQKLDFSVNDIVTKLSDSNIVGKGGSGVVYRVETPTRHVIAVKKLWPINNGELPERDFFFTEVHTLGSIRHKNIVRLLGCCKNGKTRLLLFDFISNGSLAGLLHEKRVFLDWDTRYKIVLGAAHGLAYLHHDCIPPIIHRDIKANNILVGPQYESLLADFGLAKLLGSPECCRASNTVAGSYGYIAPEYGYSLRITEKSDVYSYGVVLLEVLTGKEPTDNKIPEGEHIVTWVNKELGERNKEFTSIVDHQLILRSGTEIQEMFQVLGVALLCVNPSPEERPTMKDVTAMLKEIKHENEDCENPKFLGQGVVTNRKTAVHSSSFSRSSEPLIGSPSCFPR from the exons ATGTCAACTAATGCCATCACTATAATTCTCTTGTTTCTCAACATCTCTCTATTTCCTGCCATATCTGCTCTGAACCAAGAGGGTCTCTCCCTCCTTTCATGGCTTTCAACCTTCAATTCTTCTTCCTCAGCTGCCCATTTTTCTTCCTGGAATCCAACAGCCTACGATCCATGCAAATGGGATTATGTCAGATGTTCTGAAACAGGATTTGTTTCAGAAATCACAATAACCTCAATCAATATACCAACCAGATTCCCTATCCAGCTACTCACCTTTAATCATCTCACCACCCTTGTACTCTCAAATGCCAACCTCAGTGGAGAAATTCCAAAGGCAATTGGAAACTTGTCATCACTAACCACCCTAGATCTCAGCTTCAATGCTCTAAGAGGTTACATCCCACATGAGATGGGGAAATTATCACAACTGCAGTTGTTATCACTGAATTCTAATTCCTTGAATGGTGCAATTCCAAGAGAAATCGGAAACTGTTCTGAGCTTCAACAACTTGAACTGTACGATAACCAGTTATCTGGAACGATTCCTGCTGAAATAGGCCAGTTGTGGAATCTGGAAGTCTTCCGTGCAGGCGGGAATCCTGACATTCAAGGTGAAATCCCAATGCAGATATCAAACTGCAAGGGACTAACTTTCCTTGGCCTTGCAGCTACAGGAATCAGGGGACAAATTCCAAGAAGCATAGGAGAACTTAAGAATCTCCAAACTCTTTCGATTTATACAGCAAATCTCTCAGGTTACATCCCACCAGAAATAGGTAATTGTTCAGCCTTACAAGATTTGTTTCTGTATGATAACCAGCTTGCTGGTCAAATTCCTGTTCAACTTGGTCTATTGAACAAGCTAAGAAGAGTGCTACTGTGGAAGAACAATCTCAAAGGAAGCATCCCAGAAGCACTAGGGAACTGTTCAAAATTGAAAGTTATCGATTTCTCGTTGAATCTTCTGAGTGGTGAGGTTCCATTGTCTTTTGCAAACTTGGTGGCATTGGAGGAGCTTCTCATGTCTGAAAATCAGATATCAGGCAGCATACCGTCTTTACTTGGAAATATTTCCAGTTTAAAGCAACTGGAATTGGATAACAACAAATTTTCAGGTACAATTCCACCTGTCATTGGGCAATTAAGAGAACTTACTCTTTTCTTTGCCTGGAAGAATCAGCTCCAAGGAAGCATACCAACTGAGCTGGCCAACTGTAGGAAACTTCAAGCATTGGATCTTTCAGGCAATTTCCTTAGTGGGTCCATACCGAAATCTTTATTTGACCTCAAGAACTTAACGGAACTGTTGTTGATATCAAATGAATTCTCAGGACAAGTTCCAAGCAATATTGGCTACTGTACCAATTTGATCCGCTTACGCCTCGGATCAAACAACTTAACAGGTCAGATACCATCCGGAATTCGGCTCCTGCAGAGATTGAGCTTCCTAGAATTGTCAGGAAATCATTTTACCGGAATAATTCCTGCTGAAATAGGAGACTGCACCCGGTTAGAAATGGTTGATTTGCATGGAAATGAGCTCCAGGGCAGCATTCCTTCATCATTCCAATATCTTACTGGTCTTAATGTTTTAGACCTGTCCATGAACCAGATAGATGGTGAGATTCCTGAACCTTTTGGTAAGCTGAAATCCTTAAACAAACTGGTCATCAATGGAAACCACATTACTGGTTCCATTCCCAAGTCACTGAGCCTCTGTAGGGATTTGCAGTTGTTGGAAATAAGCAGAAACAAAATCACAGGCACTATCCCAGATGAGATTGGACGCTTGCAAGGGCTCGATATTCTCTTGAATCTGAGCTGGAATTCTCTGACAGGCCCCATTCCAGAAAGCTTCTCAAATTTCTCAAAACTTGCCAATATGGATATCTCCCACAATATGCTGACAGGAAGCTTGAAAGTACTTGGGGATCTGGACAACCTCGTTGCCCTGAATGTCTCATACAACGACTTTTCAGGTCTACTTCCCAATACTAAATTTTTCAAAGAGCTACCTCCATCTGCATTTGCCGGTAATCACAAGTTATGCATCAACGGAAATGAGTGCCAACTAAACAGAAACCTGCATGAGAAGAAATCCATCAGATATCTGATTATTTGTATCCTTCTGAGTGTAACTGCAACTATATTTGTTATGCTTGCTGGAATAGCTTTGTTTGTCAGAGTCTGGGGAATCACATTTGGGATGACAAACAGTAAAGAAGAAGAAGATCTGGTGTGGGATTTCACCCCATTTCAGAAGCTTGATTTTTCAGTTAATGACATTGTGACTAAGCTGTCAGACTCAAACATTGTTGGCAAGGGAGGCTCAGGAGTAGTTTATCGTGTAGAGACTCCAACAAGACATGTCATTGCAGTGAAGAAGTTATGGCCGATAAACAATGGGGAGCTTCCAGAAAGAGACTTTTTCTTTACAGAAGTTCATACTCTTGGATCGATAAGGCATAAGAATATAGTGAGGCTTCTGGGGTGTTGTAAAAATGGGAAAACCAGATTGCTTTTGTTTGATTTCATCAGTAATGGGAGCTTAGCTGGATTGCTCCATGAGAAGAGGGTGTTCTTGGACTGGGATACAAGGTACAAGATTGTACTGGGAGCAGCTCATGGCTTAGCTTATCTTCATCATGATTGCATTCCTCCAATCATTCATCGAGATATTAAGGCGAACAACATCTTGGTAGGGCCACAGTATGAATCTCTTCTTGCAGATTTTGGCCTTGCAAAGCTTTTGGGTTCTCCAGAATGCTGCAGAGCTTCCAACACAGTTGCAGGTTCTTATGGGTACATTGCTCCAG AATATGGATACAGTTTGAGGATCACAGAAAAGAGTGACGTGTATAGCTATGGAGTGGTGCTCCTAGAGGTCCTAACAGGGAAGGAACCAACAGATAACAAGATTCCTGAGGGTGAACATATTGTCACTTGGGTTAATAAGGAACTTGGAGAGAGAAACAAAGAATTTACGTCAATTGTTGATCATCAGCTAATACTGAGATCAGGGACAGAAATTCAAGAAATGTTTCAAGTTCTTGGGGTGGCTCTTCTCTGCGTTAATCCCTCCCCGGAGGAAAGGCCGACAATGAAAGATGTCACAGCAATGCTCAAGGAGATCAAGCATGAAAATGAGGATTGTGAAAACCCAAAATTTCTCGGCCAGGGAGTTGTGACAAACAGGAAAACTGCAGTTCACAGTTCTAGTTTCTCGAGGTCATCTGAACCTCTAATTGGTTCACCTTCTTGTTTTCCCAGATAA